The Solanum pennellii chromosome 11, SPENNV200 sequence gtttcatttattcacttaccttttatcaacaaaatcttttaaattattactgattaatcaattaccttttaaagtttttaatataaataataaaaatattaatcaattaccttttaatatttttaatataaataataaattattatttattaaatattaattaaacttcatattatatagttaccttttaaaacataaaatctaaaaattagggatttaattttaattaatttcatattatatggtTACCAATAACTACCCACCCCCATATCAACCAATACTCTTTTATCTTCCCCCAATACACTCAACCTCTCCCCACGCgtgaaaatatttcatattccCCAAAAATCGCGCCTCAAACATCACTTCAAACAAAAAACGCAGCCACTTTGTCATCTTTCTCAAATCCGCATCTTCCCCGAAATCTCTCATATCAGTTCATCCTAAAACACAAACTAAAATCTCATATCCCTTCCCCATTAATTTTATAGACAATGTCGAAGATAGGTAGTGAAAATCcaagaaaaagtaaaagattGGTCGATGAGGAAGACGACTTTTCCGtcatgtttaattaaaattgacacAAAGTTATCCATCAGAAGTGAAATATGCAGCTATGAAAATATCTtgaattttttgggaaaaaatgaattatatgttgaAAGAAATTGGAAAATAATAGAGAAATTTTGGAATGAAGAGTAATTGTAATGCTAATCATTTATATACCTTtaatttaactcaataaaaagTTAAACTCTTCAAATTTCAGGCGTGCAACATTGAATAAATGCAGTAATTATCACTGAaaaaagtcacataatttttGTTGTCAGAATTCTTAATCATTAAAATTGATTACTCATTATCACTTtatccacttaatttttaataacaactctttttaataaattataattaataatataattactaataaaatactaTAGAGTGAGATATTAAATGCtacaaaatgaaattgaaactCTAATGTCATAACTTGATATTTGATAATAATACTACATATAATGctatatacaaaatttacaatttacATGTACAAATTAAACCCAAAAACTAATCTGAACAAACCATTCATTTATCCATACGGGGACAGAAATTTAAATTGAATCATAAAAATATcggtaaaatatatatttttttatccttaatgaaaattaaatgattttatatttgagcacttaatttatatattaaattgactTTAATAAGAGACATTTCAACTTGAATGCAAATCGAATTTCAATATGAATATAACATGTCACAATTAGACGAGGCCACCTGGGTGAAGGTTAATTAGGGTAGAAGAAAACACATATGACATCTTAAGAAAATCTCGTGtcaaaaaaggaagagaaaatcACAGGCGTCATAagacaaaaaattaaagttgttaTGATATTAGTTTCTCGACTTGATGCTACGTAGCTCAAGCAATAAACATGTAAAATCTAATTATCAAGAGAATAATCGTCTGAATAACTCAATTAGAACGAAAATATGTCGATGCAGACAAACTATCTCTCTTTTATTGAAAGCTCGAGTCTAATCTAATAGTTTAATAAAGTGagctcaaaaataaaatatgcatatatttcttttttagactTTACTTATCGAATtgcattaaatattttgtttttttatataaataaatccAAAATTAGAATGTATCTATGTATCTATGAATCTTTTCTAGTACAAGATTCTAAATTTCCAAATTCTATTTAAAACATTATCTTATAAAGTTGTTATTTAATTACAATCTACAAAATAAAGTGTAcataaaaagattaaataatattaatttcctGGTGAAGGGTCGGccaagaatttatttttaaaaataaaataaaatggagacAAACACTTAGGTTAATGGATAAGATACACTCATTTAATGAcaaattatacacttaattacaGCTAATTAGTTTTTGTGATTAAAATTAACATAGTAATTACAGATAGAGTTTCCGGCacaatttatttctttataatttaattttattctatgGTCTATTTAATTTGCATAACATTATCTTATAttaacctaaaataaaatgaaaatcttcatattttctaattattatattgatgtttgTTCTAGAACAGAATATTTCTAAATTATCTACTTGTAGATTAATTTATGACATCCTTTGAtacgataaaaataaatttaaaacttaattgCTATTATTTGAGATAgttaaatacaaatttaaaattcataaagttcaaatattttgaatatctatatatatcttTCTTTgccaataatttttatttgcttttttaaaattattaattattatgaattataaaattattagtttttacctaatttcaaaatatttacattttatttcacaatataaaaatttatttaaaaaggaAGTTAATTATCTTATTAATGTCAATTAATTAAGAcagaaaaagtataaaattctGAAATAAACATGTCGAAATTTGTGACAAGATTGCTGACCCTCCTAATTATGTGTATCATTTTCAATtgcataattaaaatttaaaagataaggtctttaaaaattatattacgttaggtataaatttaatttctaaaaataaaaattatggtGAAATCATTTAAAGAAGTGATTGATATACCATCAAAGAATATGATGCAAGAGATAAAATTATAACTCTCTTAATCTGAGGATTCGAATTcgttcaaaatatgaaaaaattcatGTTGAGAAGCACTTCCTCATAAATGAAGACCTGTATGtcgtaaattttaaataatcaaatttcaatataatacgaatatcacattaaaaaaatcaataattagtTGCCCCCATATTTGACTTCATATATACTAATTTTCCAATTTGCACATCTGATTAATTTGATAAAGACAACCATAGCCCATAGCAAGTTCTATTTGACtcactcatttttttaaaaataaaataaattagggttaaaaataaaataaattagggtaaattttataaatgacTATTTTAGTATATGTAGTTGGAAAATACTTATTATCCTAAAATTTtacttatgaaatttaaaattataaaataatatttatttttacaagatatgattgaaaattaatttacgatcaatattttttaatcacaaattatttaataGATATTATTTGGATTgtcattaaatttattatagggactattttttatttatttttttagtcaatACTAAAAAACGGTTCATGAACGCAATTTCTATAGTAAAAGTTTCATTATCATAAAATTTCACAGGTAAGAATTGAAATTTAATGATACTTTTTTTCAAAGTCAATGTTAAAAAGTGATATATTAATGCAATTTCTATATTATATTGTCCACTAGATATCTAggaattattataatataatgataaatacaAGACgttatctttttttataatgaGTTAAATTTTAATGAAGTAATATTAgataaaacatttaatttaattttattacgGATAATTATTTGTAAGTTTCAAATAATGTTTGATTATATAATCTGATTGTGTaaatgttatttatattttcgaTAAATGTAGtaaaattttttctaaaaatcaaagaaaaacttagaaatatttccaaaaaaaaaaagattttttttttttgaaatccttTTAGTTATTAAATCCTATCCTATATTCAACTTGTTCTTCTTTTTGGGACCTACACACAACAATttgatttttctcatttatGAAAAAAGGGATAGAGTGGGGTTACAAAAAGTGATTAttgtattttcaaataatactttttgaaaaattcttttatcaaacaagagaaaataataaattgatcacttatatttttaaaattatgttttaaatatcTTTATAGGTATAGTCTGAACAATTCTAGtcctttaaaattatattaaaatacatatttttttttatattgtcaatatttaataaactttaattgttaatttaagGGTCGGTGAAAGAACAATTAAATGATCAAATAGTGTTTTCACAATTCTAATTAAGTTTAGGgacaaatttaataatttatcaaacATTTAGAAAATACcaactttttttatataagtaaATGATTAAAGCTGCTAAAAGATATACATATTGAGTTGTTTAGACATATCCGCATTGACACGtgtgtttatttgttaaattaatttatacaaccttcgttcatttttatttgtgatATTGCgattttcgaaagtcaatttgacttatTAGGTTATATTAATTCGATGTTATAAACAAAACATTTAGATATTCAATACGAGAAATATTGTAAATTACAATTtattgcatatcaatatgatgaaaaaaaatacatcacaAAATGTCAGTCAAAattcttatagtttgactctaaaaaaaaatatgacaagaTTTAAAATGTCTAATTCTTCACacaaaaagttgaaagttaTATATGCGTGCTGATgttaaattaaagaatatttttatatattatgtttttaaaatttgtgttaCTTTTAATGATTaacataatcaattttttttgttacaagATTTTTACAAGGAATTTAGATTTTATAGAAGctatataactaattattttttcaaatatattggCCCTTggataaaattaaaacatgaaTGATTTCCATATGCAAATATCTAAATCATTTTacacttattttgaaaaaaaaaaggaaaatttatgTGTAACACAATATGAGTTAGCCACTTTTGACTAGTCATTTTTATGTCACTATTATAaagatatatcaaaattaatggatctatatatatatatatatatatataaaatcaaagtaATTAAGACTATTGTATACACTAAATTATAAGAgctttcttgttgttgttttttcattcccttataaattttttaactattctttgatatattattattgcttAAATTAGAAAAACTCTATTATTGTTTACGTGCAAGAACGAAGCTAGAATAGAATTAAGggtttatttaaattttatttgacggaaaatattattagttataCATGATTAACATtatcttttatgtatatatagtagatcaTATTGAAGCTCATTCGATTAGTTAGTGATTTAGTTCTTCAGATTTTAAATCCCTTGTTAAAAATCCTAACTTCGTCGTTTTTTACGTGAgttaagtttgatatttttactaactttaattttgaaaaacaaaatcacTCTAAATTATAACTAAATAAttgcaaaattaaattttcttaaaataatcaatCGAATTTAAACATAACACTAGAAAAAAAGCCCTTTAACATTCATACACttggacaagaaaacatacaaacaacaacatatttagtataatatcataaatataatttgataaaatcaaatataCATTTGCggaaaaattattatatcttttaatatgttcatcctcttttaaaaatattaacgcGCAACCTTATATTTTCTTCCGCTTTATTTCCACATGCTAGATAATTCAAGATATTTATACCATATAAACTTTtggaaaataaatttgataaagaCGTACGTGTGATAAGAATGCCGATTTTGGCTAGGtatttcttatactattttaataatattattttaaacctTAGAAAATACGTAATCGTGATCCTTTAGGTGCGTACGGACTAAATTTCGATTAGATtataaaatttctatataaaaCCTTCATTCAAACTCCAAAAACttaacaaatattttgtttttcagaaaaaattatcacaaaCTATATAGTTTCATGTCATCTTGTTCCACCACCACCACTATGGCGGAAGACGACGGCGGAAGGACGGCGATCACCGCCGTCCATTCCGACATCATACAAACCTTAATTTTAACGAAACTCGACGGCCCAACTCTAATCTCCGCCAGTTTCGCTTCTTCACAGCTGCAAAATCTTTGCTCCGACGAAGAACTCTGGCGAAAAATTTGTAATTCTTATTGGCCTTCTACTTCCGACCCACTTATCAGAAACACCGTTGGAACGTTCCCCGCCGGTCACCGTTCACTTTTTTCCGATTCCTTTCCGTCTATAACACACAACAAGCCAAAACCCATTACCGGAAATAACTCAAATCAGTATTTTCCTTCGCCGGAGTTGATATCGGCGGTGGATATTCACTTTGAGGGAAATTTATTGTACTCGAAAGTGTTGACTAACGAAACGGAGAGTGGGTGGTTCATGAGTTCGCCGTTCAGAATTGAGTTATTGGGTCATAAAGAATTTGTCCCGACGCCGGTAAAATTCGACGGCGAGGATGGAAATTGTAAATTGGAGCTACACAGGATGAAATTGAGCTGGATTTTAATTGATCCATCGAGGAATAGAGCAGTGAATGTATCGAGTTTGAACCCGGTATCGGTCCGACGACACTGGTTAACCGGAGAATTGAAAGTTCGTTATTCGACGGTGATGGCTTCCGGCGCCGGCGCCGGCGAAGGGTTGGTTCAGTGCGGGATAGTTGTCACGTGCGAAGGTAAAGAAGGAGGCGAATTACACGTGCGAGAAGTAAGCATGCAAATGGAGGATATGGATGGAAAAGTATTGTGTGGGAAGGATAGTTTGGTCATTTTACAAGAAGTTATTGAaggaggaagaaaaaaaagaaaagaaaatgaagaaaaagaaaattatgagaattttttggaattaaagaaaaaatggaaggacaataaacaaaaaaaagaaaaaaaaatggatatgATGTGTATAGCAAGTGGAAttacaattttaatttctttgacTTTAATTGTATTTGGTTCAAGAAGTAATGgtagttattttagttagaaaaaaaaagaatgataattaattattatttcattttattaattttttcctcaaataaaaaggaaaagacaattttatatacataatgaaatatTGCATGGAAAATCTTCTCTTTTAAG is a genomic window containing:
- the LOC107004080 gene encoding F-box protein At2g27310 encodes the protein MSSCSTTTTMAEDDGGRTAITAVHSDIIQTLILTKLDGPTLISASFASSQLQNLCSDEELWRKICNSYWPSTSDPLIRNTVGTFPAGHRSLFSDSFPSITHNKPKPITGNNSNQYFPSPELISAVDIHFEGNLLYSKVLTNETESGWFMSSPFRIELLGHKEFVPTPVKFDGEDGNCKLELHRMKLSWILIDPSRNRAVNVSSLNPVSVRRHWLTGELKVRYSTVMASGAGAGEGLVQCGIVVTCEGKEGGELHVREVSMQMEDMDGKVLCGKDSLVILQEVIEGGRKKRKENEEKENYENFLELKKKWKDNKQKKEKKMDMMCIASGITILISLTLIVFGSRSNGSYFS